The proteins below come from a single Benincasa hispida cultivar B227 chromosome 4, ASM972705v1, whole genome shotgun sequence genomic window:
- the LOC120075269 gene encoding uncharacterized protein LOC120075269 encodes MSLTNFASHSIFQSGFVGRSVGCAAHFVIVRVSLGYVVRFVVVRMSPDLLPLSFVIRSAVFRRQTIARSGQVSEVQLNRAKESTKRVNKIYSFDESRVQGALLLKGQETAPGAIIIRKLRKIKEEKENDYGCRLNLRVYKVIKDKSNQTVALRSLLLQDRWCCLLGQESAKDSILKSFKQIRLKMLYRCLQIICVTQIREFVYLLSEYCATMSLCGLPPLQRTLQLITRWKLKIWNNILMIQ; translated from the exons ATGTCTCTTACTAATTTCGCTTCTCACTCTATCTTCCAAAGTGGATTTGTTGGTCGTTCTGTCGGATGTGCTGCTCATTTCGTCATCGTTCGCGTGTCTCTCGGATATGTTGTTCGTTTCGTCGTCGTTCGCATGTCTCCAGATCTGCTGCCGTTGTCGTTCGTCATTCGTTCTGCCGTGTTCCGTCGTCAAACGATCGCCAGATCTGGACAAG TTTCGGAGGTGCAGCTTAACCGTGCGAAAGAGTCAACAAAAAGAGTCAACAAAATCTACAGTTTTGATGAATCTAGAGTCCAGG GAGCCCTACTCCTAAAAGGCCAAGAAACAGCCCCAGGAGCAATCATCATTAGAAAGTTGAGAAAAATTAAggaggagaaagaaaatgattatGGGTGCCGTTTGAATTTGAGAGTCTACAAAGTAATTAAGGATAAATCCAACCAAACAGTTGCGTTACGTAGCCTGCTTCTACAAGACAGGTGGTGCTGCTTGTTAG GCCAGGAGTCAGCAAAAGATTCTATTCTGAAGAGTTTCAAGCAGATAAGGTTGAAGATGTTGTACAGGTGTTTGCAGATAATTTGCGTCACCCAGATAAGGGAGTTCGTATATCTACTCTCAGAATATTGTGCCACTATGAGCCTTTGCGGTCTGCCACCCTTACAAAGAACCCTTCAATTGATAACGAgatggaaattgaaaatttggaacAATATTCTGATGATTCAGTAG